The sequence below is a genomic window from Draconibacterium halophilum.
AACGGGCGCCATTTTCTACCAACACATTTAAAATCTGTTGCTGAATATAAACCGAACCATGGCACGAGATTTCAACAATATTTTCGCCGGTAAACGAATGTGGCGCACGAAACAAAGCAATAACCACCTCGTCGATGGTTTCATCGTTAGAAACAATTTTTCCAAAATGGAGGGTATTTGCTGCCTGATCGGCAAGCAATTTACCGGTTTTGGGACTTTCGTAAACTTTATCGCATATTGCAATCGCATCGCTTCCTGAAAGACGAATAACGGCAATCGCTCCAACTCCTGGAGAGGTTGAAATGGCACATATTGTTGACTGATCGAGCATGATTTTATTCAAAAAAATATTGCCACAAATATATAGATAATAAAACAGCGACGTATCGTGACAGATATTTGTTGGCAAAATTTTGCCAGTGGCTCTAGGCATTTCCTGCCGCATTTACTACATTTGAAACTTCAAAACAGAATTGAAATGCCTAAAAACACTTACGATTTCCTTATTGTTGGAGCGGGATTATTTGGTTCGGTGTTTGCCGCAGAGATGAAAAAAAGAGGCAAAAAATGCCTGGTAATTGACAAACGAAAACACGTAGCGGGAAACATCTATACTGAAAAACGAGAAGACATAAATGTTCATGTTTATGGAGCACATATTTTTCATACCAGTAATAAACGGGTCTGGGATTATGTAAATAACTTAGTGGAGTTTAATCGGTACACAAATTCTCCTGTTGCGAATTATAAAGGCCGGCTTTATAGCCTCCCCTTTAACATGAATACTTTTTACCAATTATGGGGAGTAACTACACCCGAACAGGCCAAGCAAAAAGTTGAAGAACAGCGTGAGGCCTATAAACATATCATAAATCCAAAAAACCTTGAGGAACAGGCTTTGGTTTTGGGAGGTAAAGACATTTATGAGAAATTGATAAAGGGCTACACTGAAAAGCAGTGGGGCAGACCAGCAACACAAATTCCTGCTTTTATTATCCGTAGACTACCTTTCCGTTTTACTTTTGATAATAACTACTTCAACGACTTGTACC
It includes:
- the glf gene encoding UDP-galactopyranose mutase, which codes for MPKNTYDFLIVGAGLFGSVFAAEMKKRGKKCLVIDKRKHVAGNIYTEKREDINVHVYGAHIFHTSNKRVWDYVNNLVEFNRYTNSPVANYKGRLYSLPFNMNTFYQLWGVTTPEQAKQKVEEQREAYKHIINPKNLEEQALVLGGKDIYEKLIKGYTEKQWGRPATQIPAFIIRRLPFRFTFDNNYFNDLYQGIPIGGYTKLVEKLLEGVEVRTEVDFFKDRKSLDSLADNIVFTGKIDEFFDFKYGKLEYRSLHFDHEILKTENFQGNAVVNYTDREVPFTRILEHKHFEFGQQKRTIITREYPHEFSKDKESYYPINDAKNQAIYEKYLKLSEENKNIIFGGRLAEYKYYDMHQVIEKALDKAKEISL